Below is a genomic region from Fundulus heteroclitus isolate FHET01 chromosome 5, MU-UCD_Fhet_4.1, whole genome shotgun sequence.
GATCCCCAGGTGGCGAGCCGCCGCCGCTGTGCGTGTTTATTCCCATGGAGAATCCTGTATGCACATGAAAACAATGACCAAACTAAGCGCACTGCATCTAACTTTACACAGAATGTCTGTACCCTGCAGCGGGggtcactgttttttttccttcttttttcccACCAAACTAAAGAAGCTCTTTTCTCGCTGTGACACGTTCATTAAGTTAAGAGTTGTGATGCAGGTTTGAAGCTGATcgttaatattagctggtttaaGGGCAagttttgttgcatttgttatcattgtctcttttttatcttgtaaatggaggaagaaaaagcagTTTTGGCTTCGGTCAATCTCTCTTTTGCACCGACTCTGACTCGACCGTCTGAATGTTGCAGCTGGAGACTTAACGTGTGAATTATATCCTCAGCTTCCCGTTCTTAGCCGACAGAGACGTGTTCTTCTGCTGCTTCAAAGCAACGCTGTCAAAGATGGCGTTCTGCATACCCTGGCTGTAACGAGTCTGTCTTCTTAATCCAGTTTGGTCCTTTCGCCCTGTGGAATATTTTATGTAAACCTGAGAGATGGGTGTGTGTGAAAATCCCTGTAGAGCAGCAGACCAGGACATCTGACACCGTGTCACTTTAATCCCCGTTCTTCCTCATTCTCATGCTCAGTGGGAGTCGTCTTCACCACACGAGACGCCATCATCGTTACCGTTGACCCCttaaaaccttgttttaaaCCTCAGGTATCGCATAATGGCACGGAGCTGAGCTTGACAGAGGAAGAAGTAAAGTCTCTACCTGGTTTGAACATTAAATTGTAGCTGCAGTAACGTCCAATAATAAAtattagagctgcacaatacaACAAATTCTAAAAAATTACATGCTGTTTTGGGTGAAGGACAACTTTGATGCAATTTTGGACTTTCGCTGCCATTAAGGAACTTCTGAGGTCAATGATGGATAATTAAACCGATCTGATCCCATCAATCAAAGTGGAGAGTCCTGGATGTCAGGACgattgaataaaacaaaattaccgGGGGTGCATCATTGCTAACCTGATACGCTGATAACCGATGCCGATATTTTCTTACACAGTTTATGGAGTTTCCTCTGTAGTGGAATAGAAATCCTGCGTTATTCTGCAGAATCCTTGTCAAACTGGCCTGCTGCCAAAtacagatggggaaaaaaacaagcagataaCCTCAGTTAAAGTGTAAAAAGTGTCAGATATGCTTTACAGACGGTTGCTCTAATTAAAAATGATCTGAGAACCGAAGCTCAGCATGTGGGTCTTATAAATTATCAACGCAACAAAAAGGAGAATGAAGCAAAAGTTTCTGTCATTAGTCAGAATGTTGCCGTCTCATTCGGGCTCGGTCTTCGCTGGACTCTTCTGTCAGCGACAATCGGCGCGTAAAACATTATgcgatgtgcaaaaaaaaaaaagatgctgaaCGTTTTAGCAGCAGCTCAAGTCTTTAGGGACTTTCCCAGCCTGCCACCAGTGGAGCTGCAGCGTGGGGTCCTCTGCAGGCTGCTGCAGCGAAGGGCCAGCCTTTTCCAGGTGGATGTTGCTGCCCATCCAAGGTGCCGTAAGGCTGAGCGGGCTAAAACTTGATGTGAAGACGTCTCTAGGCGACTTTTACCTGCGCTCATTGGGTGAAGAGCAGATGCATTCTGGGCCGTCTGCCGCGAGTAGTCAGCCCCGGCTGGGAGTCGAGCCAGGAGGGCGTTCCTGTAGTTATGAAGCTGTAGCAAAGACACCAGAGCCTGAAAAACTGGCTACAAGTATTTGTTACTTTGCTTTAATATGAACAATAACAAATGGTTTCAGATTTTACATTtggtgtatttttaatttagaagtTTCCTATCCTTAGATGGAACActttttcaccaatctgtataatctgattgaatttgactttgtaaagtgccttgaggtgacatgtttcatgaattggcgctaactgaaacatgttttttttttgttcctcagCATCTACAGGGAATCTAACAGAGACTGATGCTTTCTTCAGAAGGTAATCGCTTTTCTTGCTCTGGTTGGCTGATCGTTTCTGAGGGTAGCAACATGCAGATTTACCCGCccctgtatgtgtgtgtgtgtgtgtgtctgccgACCTTTCCTTACCAAGCAGCCCTTTCGTTCTGGACCCTGCGGAGGAGTACAAGACGACCAACAAGCGTCGGGGCCTCGCTCTCATTTTCAACCAGGAGCGCTTCTTCTGGCGCCTGGGCCTGAACAACAGAAGCGGGACCAACGCGGACCGCTACAACTTGGAGAAAAGGTCCGTCTCCCTCCGCCGGCTGTCAGAGGAAAAGCTGAAACCATGTTTCACTTGATCTGAGCTCCTCCTTCCTGTGTgtccagactgcaggagctCAACTTCGAGGTCAGGAGCTACGATGACTACAAACAGGTGGACGTCCTGGACAAAATCCATGAAGGTACGTGATCCCAGACTCCTTGTTTTAGAGTAACTCTGTTAGACCAACCTGCCACCGACACGCCGTCCCTCCAGCTGCCGAGGACGACCACTCAGACGCGGACTGCTTCCTGCTGGCCTTCCTGAGCCACGGTGAGGACGACCACGTCTACACGTACGACGGCAAGCTCAGCATCCAGGACATCACGTCCATGTTCAAAGGGGACAAGTGCAAGACCCTGGTGGGCAAACCGAAGATCTTCATCGTGCAGGTAGGTCTGAGACGGCGCCGGGAACTCTCTGGTTTTAGAAACGGACGGCGTTTGAACACCAGCGTGTCCTCGTGTGGCTCTGAAAGGCGTGCCGTGGGGACCAGCACGACGTCGGCGTGACTCCCTGCGACGTGGTGGACAGCGACGTGCAGACGAACGAGACGGTGGTGGACGCCTGCGCCGTCCACACCCTCCCGGCGGGGGCGGATTTCATCATGTGCTATTCTGTAGCAGAAGGTAAGCCGCCGGCGTCCCTCCATCCGCTCTGACTCCACCGCTGGacaaagtaaaagtataaagtatCTACCAAACGAAGAGTGAAAACtgtatctgttaaaaaaaaaaggctcctcaagtactgagtaactgtGATCATAACGTTTGATTTATttagtgaaattttttttttttttttttttttttttttttttttttttttccagtgtcctgtctagcactatggcaataggaattgatatctcaatgccagatggagctcgacagattttgcttttacaagtggagcaaacagctttcgccatagtgctccacttgatttatgcttgtaaatagctttattatgattcctgcaaggagaatttcaaattatatggacatgacaatgggagagtaaaggaagaacaaaaagtgaaagaaaagaaaaaaaaagagtagaggtgaaagaaagaggagataaaaggaagagaatgataaaatgtcctctgtctgctccatcacctggaaagagacacaaaaagaacagcacaaccaacagacataaagcaacagatacactctaataacacctagatgccattgctaaatcatatatattattatgtaagctgacatgtgtaatgtgatatttgaaaaaagaaagtgacacaacataaataaataaataaataaattataagattactgtatataagtgaacacttaatacctgggacccagcaccagtgggagatgtgaaagtgcactaatttaggtgaaaattatccagaaatagcttgatagtgattgtggagaaccaaagacccaccttccccgagcacagaggcaggcgtcaggggacccgtaaccccggactcccaaaggggtccctaaagcaggtcgcccaggaggggccgacacaggatatctgcaacccccccccaaggaaggagcagagacgaccccgaggaaatcccccagccaccgcaatgccgacgccctcaagagccgcggagacgagcccgtgggctccgccggcagccagccccgctgaagtggtcccggccatgggccctgagggccagaggccccaggggcgccccgcccccgcgacgagggccccggccgccccccggggggccaggccccgcgaagaggccgccaggagcgggccggcgcgcgcccgggaacccgccccaaacccgaagccaactaatgcgccagggggccaaggcgcctgccaacgaagtggaggagggcaggacgtggggggatgggctccgcacctatcggagacttgagatgttcttgggagagggagcggaccacacccatacctgaaaaaaaaaaaactcattcaccccatccctcccttgtgccccactcgccacacacagaaaaaaaaaaaaaaaaaaaaaaaaaggacgctgtacacacattcccacataacactcacatccaacactgaccaaagggggggggggacaccccaaatcgactatacgactgcttgtgcccgacccccggccccggcccccgaccagacgccccccggaccgggcccccccaagagggcgggccaacacgacccgcacgagccacccggccagagcccccccctccccctaaatacctaataaacccactccctccccccaccttacccttgccatccctgccccccgccccctggggggagcggaggcatcagccccagacctggtaggccgctgactgcacaccgcagccccccgccaagaccccggacacagtggcccgcacctcctccaggccccagactccttgcctccatcggagaacgggggtgtgcagaagaccccgaccctccctacgcctgctcaaatgttgtgttgttgcatgttgttctcaagtgcgtttaaaaactgggagcgccgaaggggatgcacggcacagcccacccccctttcggaaggtagctgttgccagcgcaccccttccgtgtgactgcccagaaccctcaatgtctaagtgggagaggaggtgaagggagccgtccgaggtgaggcccacacaacataagccccctcccagacgtcttccccccaccccccccctaccatggcctatatgagtgtgtgatgtgaaaaatgtttgaagtgaaagtgtctaagatgcaaaataaaattggggagaggggcgtcaccagaaagtggcaacctccagtaacgccccctccctcatgacctacatgtgtggcggcgtgatggagcaggcagagggaggagtccggggatggggagcaaatgactgggaagccaacccagggagccagctcccctactgactccaataggcacccccgctccccgaaagccccacctagagaagggggcctcgccagcggcaccaccgtagcccgggggccagggagaggccgcagggcccgccagccaaccacccaccaggaccaacacctaagccccccccagcccacccaccaagcctacttaaactaaataaataaattaataaataaataaataaataaataataataataataataataataataataataataataataataataagagggggggaccctggccagccggcccgcacgagccaccccaaccccaccccccaggtgaaacccgcaccggaagacgacacagaccaggaccgggacagggggccggacacaagcccaccagaacgtcaaccccccccaaccccccccccccccccccccccccccccccacccgtggatttaatccctccccaacactaacgttcaaacaactcaccatacattcgacagtagacatccaggctgggtagatccctactccccctcctttccccctccccccactggcagagtgcctttccaataaaggagaagagcatctgcccagaggtgttaatgaccatgcccccctaccagctcaacgggccccgagaccccccagcgcaccagaggccccgtgcaggggcggacacccgggcgcgcgccggcccacaccaaaagcggcacatcccccggaaccggaacctccgaggccccgccggggcccgcgcccgagggcggcgcgccccagggaccccagatccccagacccaccccggccccacccagcggcagcacagctaccaggtcagtaacccacgtccgtcaacacgcagctcccaaagagcgccgcaagcggctgctgtaggccacccgtaggcctcccaaactcctcccagatgggggcaacagaccccggagccggatccaccaggcgccctactccaagtgcccccagggccccaggaacccctccatccagccactgcgccctgcaggaagcaacccaccgccccctattccactaagtgatggtgttgatcagaggagcccaaaaagaccaatcagatgtggaagcagatgctgtctctagattaatatgatccaacaaaagatctctatactgattgatactgagattttgtttacttttccaattcatgaggatagttttctttgcgatgcataaagcagtaaaaaccatgtaaactatttcttttttcagaggactttcctcaaaattaccgagcaggcaaactgatggggatggtgtaatcttacagctcaagcaccttgataagtccttacatatctgtgtccagaacctctggactggtgtgcataaccataacgcatgaaaataattatcaggatgattgcctatgcagtgtgggcagatattagatagtgccagacccatcttgagtaatctttgtcctgtataatgtactctgtgaaggattttgtattgtattagttgtaagttggtgtttctagtcaatttgaaagttcttagacatgtctgagcccagaaattttgttcaaaggtgcctgataaatctttttcccacttcattataggaagagatattgaatcatctattttagtcagtgtcctgtatgatttagacagtagtttggggggggttaaatctaagaactctattatattagttgggacttgtaaaccaccattaatatgcttatatttatttttaattatagatttaagttgttcatattccaagaatttatttttactaatgccatattgcatatttagtttagcaaaattgatgaactcggttccgtcaagtagatgttccagatatttaatacctttattcttccagtatgtaaagtttatcattttattattttgtaggatatcagggttattccagataggtgtacgactgcatgggataagggatgactttgtcattttgaggaactcccaccatgctgtcagagtagaactaatgttgatatatttgaagcatgtatgccgttttatatttgagcttataaacggcagatctgaaatcatgatattattgcacatttcctgttctatatctaaccaaggctcatctaaaagactattttttatccatttagagatgtattgtagcctatttactaagtaatagttatggaagttaggcagatctaatcctcccctgtctttagtcttctgtattgtctttaagctaatacgtgggggtttatctttccaaagaaatctagaaatggcagagtctagagatttaaaccagtcagatgatggtttattggggaccattgaaaataaataattaattctaggtaggaccatcatttttattgaagctaccctacccataagtgtgattggaagcgatttccatctttcaaggtcctcttctatcctgtttaaaagtggggcatggttaagtttaagtaaatctgttaatttattcgacacagtaatacctaaatatttaatatttcctgattgcatttgtaaatttagggagttttcaagagagcaattaattgacagtaccgtagatttagaccagtttaacgagtaatctgatactttggagaaagattctagtattctaattacttgtaaaagagaattatttgaatgctggagataaagtaatacatcatccgcgtacagactaatcttgtgctctattttcatgcattttataccttttacagcttttgtttgtctgatagttgctgctagaggttctataaagatggcaaaaagtgatggagaaagagggcatccttgcctggtgcccctctgtagacaaaaactggaagatatttgattatttgtcctgacacaggctgttggagaattgtatagaatttttaaccagtttatgaataaatcgccaaaaccgaatttatgaagagtagcgaataaaaatttccaatttactctatcaaatgctttttctgcgtctaaagacaatatattggttttaatgttttactgtaggaataatcaattaaattaagtaatcggcgtgtatttgtggatgactgccttcctctgatgaaaccagtttgatctggatgtattatgagaggagttactttgtctaatctttttgctaaagctttacagattatcttaatatccacattaattaaggatatgggacgataactagtgggcaacacaggatctttgtctggcttgagcagaaggctgatggtggcagagttcatattagctggaaatctacctttttcctgtatttcctgcaacattctgtggaacgttggggctagaatattccagaactctttataaaactcagtggggaatccatctggacctggagcctttttattaggcatgcttttaagagcttcctgggtttcagctgttgtcagcggggaatccagtgtcattctttggttatctgataatttaggaagtgtaattttatccagaaattgcttaatatccttctctgatggatttatctgtggtgtgtataaagatttgtagaaatcgcggaaggtattatttatacactctggttcacttactgtattaccagttgaatctgtaactgcaaatatagtagttttctccttatttattttaagctgattagctagaaagcttcctgacttattgccatgttcaaaattttctattcggagcCTTTGTATTAGCTCCGAATTTGTATTAcactattttgcttttcaatatagtggtttaattctaattttacttcacggatttgaaaaatttttaaagaaaaaaagtctgtcATTAAAAGTTAAAGACAgctgtagaaaataaaacatttaggcCAGCAAAAACCCCATTAGCTAATCTATTTACAAACCAGTAGCTGCAGTAGATAATGTAATGTATGccagaacagtgcaaagtacttcctgTGACAATATATCCTGTTTAATGtaaagtcatattcaataaattagaatatagcTGATTTCAGGAAcgcaaaaagtgaaatattctaTTCAGATTCATTTGACTCAGACAGGTTTGAAGCCCTTCTTCTTCCTCGCTTTCAGGGAGTCagctgtctccatctaaccgtctcttctgcatcttcctctttagctccatccataaatctcctctctgGTTTCCTCCCAGTTTGGAACCATTTATTGGTGCGGCCGCTCTAAGACACAGACGCCGGCCCCCACTCCCACTTACTGTCCTCCTGTCCCTCTGTTCATGTCTAGACCTTCTCAGTctgatcctctccatcctcgTCATTTCCAAAGAGAATCTagtgctggacgataattcaataacaatatatatccatgatagacgtatatccatgatagaaaaaaagggtcaataaaaagttcaatagaataatagttttctttccttttgcattctagcctagaatgtatataatatatatatatacattctaGGCTAGAATGCAATATATAATgtaagttaatattacagtcattacatccagtttggtaaaaagttggttgaataaaaggttgagtttgaaaaaataggtcgctaaggaACTGCAGAAAATGGCCAGACCTGcccttaaaatacatgttttgaatttgttgataattatagCTATCAATCAGTatggtttctattttatctgtatgcttttttttctatatcgtccagccgtAGGATCAGACGTGCGTTTTTAGATAATTGGTGAACGGACCGATGCTgatacagggaaaaaaaacgcaAATATCCGTCAACCTCTAGTGCAAAGAACCCTAAAGCCTGGTGCAGAAGATAATTAAACACCAAttgaggatttcttttttttatttttctaatataATTTTCATtgaattttttaaacaaaacaataaaaaaactaaattaagacAGTGAGTCTGAATATGTCCCATCACGTATGTGTAAATGGATACATTTACACATACCTTTTTATTATTGATTCAGCTGTATTTATAATacatcaatatgcttttttttctatttcgtCCAGCTCTAAGAGAAGCTCAACATCTTCTGCTACCTCCTGTCTCTAGACCAGACAACACCGCCGTCTTCTACACCTTTCccttcattcttttcttttctctatcACACAACACACCTGATCATTTTCTCCACCCATTCCAAACTACTCAGAGAcgtttcttcacctctttttCTTCCCACACTCGCCGTTGCTCTGGACTGTTGACCCTAAAGTACCTAAAACCCTCCACCTTCTTCATCTCTGCTCCCTTAaacccaggggtgtcaaactcattttggttgaggggcttaatctgatctcaagagggccacacgagtaaactcattgcaagattaaatagaactaataaatgtggacttgttcatttttatattaagttaatttcacttttacacaatatattatgaataacctcagcgtttttaagaaaagtatgtgcaatttcaacaatacttttactcagttaaacatttacttgtgcattatgcataacaactgatcacagtgattatacaatgttgaaaaacatttattcacattttttggaacttaaaaacactgtcctgcatgacaaaatacatcaaacagataaaaattaagaaattatttgaatttttccacacctgaagcttaatctgctaattaaaacacagcgcccctcatggacaatataggaactgcatattttcaattaaacgaagtacatgtttttttcaattgttttatcattctcttccttttatcttgtccacttgtgaaagtcaaatctgatgagctcatgccacattgccagacaggacactgggaaaaaaaaaaaaaaaaaaaaaaaaaaatatatatatatatatatatatatatatatttttttttatataatgataatgcatttagccacagggccgggctaaattgttcggcgggccggatgtttgacacccctgctttaaccTCACATGGATTCTTTCTGGCTACGGCTAACCTTCCTCCACCTGTTCCCTGCCCCCACCGCCCATCACAACTTCATCTGCAAACCTGGTAGTCCAGGGACTGTGGCTGTCCGCGTCTCTCATCTGGACCGTAAAGCGTTCCAACAGCTCACACGGCCGACGTTTCATCTTTCCTCCAGGTTACTACTCCCACAGGGAGACCATCAACGGCTCGTGGTACATCCAGGATCTGTGCGAGTTGCTCCGGAAGTACGGCGGCTCCCTGGAGCTGACGGAGCTGCTCACACTGGTCAACAGGAAGGTGTCGATGAGGAGCGTCGGGAACAGCAACGACCGGAGTGCCATCGGCAAGAAACAAGTGCCCTGCTTCGCCTCCATGCTCACCAAGAAGCTCTACTTCCGTCCCAAGAAGTAACGTCCTGCGTCCGATCTGACGGGGGGACAGCTGAGGGTCCATCCTTTTCTAAAGCTTTGTCTTTCACCTGGTGCTGCAGGTTGTAGCGTTACCGAATTCTCATCATGTCCAGTCCACAAAGATCAGGACAAATGTCCTTTTTAGAAGTTATTTTACAGCAGGTTTATTATTATGTCTAGGCCGCTAAACATTCCTAAAGAGCAGATCTGTTGCAGAGAAGCCTTCCTCTCATGAATCACTGGAGCTGATAATCTGATACAATCAGCGCTTTACGTCTTTCCAGGTGGAGTTTGCTGGGCAGCAGCGTACGGTTCAGGGCTTTTCTCCTCTCAGGTAGCCTCCAGCGCTCCAGTTTGATCTCTGCAGCGTACAGTACAAACATTTGGTTTACACGCCGCGCCTTAAAGAGACAAAAGGGAATTCATGTGTGTCGTCGATGCAGATTTGCACCAAACTGAAAACAAGCCCTCAGGAAGCCTCAGAaaggctgttttttattttttttcttaaagctgTGCTGGGAACCTAAATCACTTTAGACTGTCTTTCTGATCCTGTTTCTCTGTTCATGAGCTGTGAAGAATAAAAGCCATTTTGTGGCCTTTTCGTTTTCTGTATTTGTTCTGAATTCAgtcatttgttttttgaagaaaaaataaaaataaaatccttattttaaacatttaaattcttCACCACAAtcagctttttaaatgtttatcttAAAGTTGCTAGCCAGgcttctctttaaaatcgctCCGTTTTAAGCTTGCCGTGCTCACTTTTCCTGCGGTTTGCTAATTCGCCCTGAACAGCTTGCTCATACACGTC
It encodes:
- the LOC105930601 gene encoding caspase-6; this translates as MSGGSAGSASTATDSVASTGNLTETDAFFRSPFVLDPAEEYKTTNKRRGLALIFNQERFFWRLGLNNRSGTNADRYNLEKRLQELNFEVRSYDDYKQVDVLDKIHEAAEDDHSDADCFLLAFLSHGEDDHVYTYDGKLSIQDITSMFKGDKCKTLVGKPKIFIVQACRGDQHDVGVTPCDVVDSDVQTNETVVDACAVHTLPAGADFIMCYSVAEGYYSHRETINGSWYIQDLCELLRKYGGSLELTELLTLVNRKVSMRSVGNSNDRSAIGKKQVPCFASMLTKKLYFRPKK